The nucleotide window GAGCGATTGGCTTTGGCGCCCGGCCTCGACGGGGCGGCTTGGATACCATCCCGCTACCCTTCCCAAGCTGTACCTCTACACGATCCGGCGTTGACAAAAATAAGGCTGATGCCGGATCTCCTCCGCGAGTTCATGGATCGCGGATGACGACGCGACTCCCCTAGCGAGATGAAAGCCCGAACGTACCAATAGCCTGTCGCGTTGCATCCGCTACGACGGCATCAATGGCGTCGGGTGATGCGTTTTGCGCGCCCGTGAAGAACACGCAGATCAGAATCGATGGCCCGCTTGGCGGCCAAATAATGCCGATATTGTTGTGCGTCGCCCGCGCCCCGGTGCCGGTCTTGTGGCCGACGGTGTAGCCGGCGGGGACGCCTGCCTTGATCCGGCCTGCCCCGGTCGGAGTCTCGGTGATCCAGCGCACAAGCAACTGCAGGTGCGCCGCCGAGAGCAAGTTGCCGCGCAAGACCTCGTCGAGATTGGCGACATACTGCTCGGCCGTGGTGGTGTCGCGCATGTCGCCGGGCAACGCGGTGTTCAGCTCGGTTTCCATTCGATCAACGCGTGTGACCTGGTCGCCGATGCTGCGATACCACTGCTGGAATGCAGCGAGACCGCCCATTTCGCGGATGAGGATATTCGCCGCTGGGTTGTCGCTAATCTCGACAGTTGCTTTGCACAGCTCCTCCAGCGTGAGCGTTCTGCCGATCGCCGGCTGCGTGACCGGCCCATGCGGCACCATGTCGGCGGCTGTGATCGGGACGGCTCGGTCGAGCCGGTCGCGCCCCTGCTGCACAGTCTGCATCACATAGGCTGCGAGAAACAGTTTGAATGTTGAACAGAAAGCGAAGCGCTCGGTCGAGCGCCAGCCGACCCGCTGACTCTCCCGCGTGGCGAAAAGCCCGAGGCGGCCGCCATGGCGCACTTCCAGGGACCGAAGATCGAGACTAGCCCGAGGTGCAGCCGCGGCATGCCCGGCGCCAAAAAGAGCGGCACCAGCGCCGATCAAGAACCAGCGGCGGTCCGCCACAAGG belongs to Bosea sp. NBC_00550 and includes:
- the bla gene encoding class A beta-lactamase, which translates into the protein MTTRTIDSLVADRRWFLIGAGAALFGAGHAAAAPRASLDLRSLEVRHGGRLGLFATRESQRVGWRSTERFAFCSTFKLFLAAYVMQTVQQGRDRLDRAVPITAADMVPHGPVTQPAIGRTLTLEELCKATVEISDNPAANILIREMGGLAAFQQWYRSIGDQVTRVDRMETELNTALPGDMRDTTTAEQYVANLDEVLRGNLLSAAHLQLLVRWITETPTGAGRIKAGVPAGYTVGHKTGTGARATHNNIGIIWPPSGPSILICVFFTGAQNASPDAIDAVVADATRQAIGTFGLSSR